A region of Etheostoma cragini isolate CJK2018 chromosome 2, CSU_Ecrag_1.0, whole genome shotgun sequence DNA encodes the following proteins:
- the kdm2aa gene encoding lysine (K)-specific demethylase 2Aa isoform X4: MDDSKPRYSKRLRAGTRRRYHDDGISDEEIDGRRMFDLEEKVHSQRFSSNRVLRMEGKDLTFEFIQRGGLRDPIVFEKPDGLGLKMPDPDFSVNDVKMFVGSRRMIDVMDVSTQKGTEMSMAQWTRYYETPPSQREKLYNVISLEFSHTKLENLVRRPATVDLIDWVDNMWPRHLKERQRDSTNSINDMQYPKVQKYCLMSVEGCYTDFHIDFGGTSVWYHILRGSKVFWLIPPTPQNLELYENWVLSGKQGDIFLGDRASECQRIELKQGCTFIIPSGWIHAVYTPVDSMVFGGNFLHSFNIPMQLNICNIEDRTRVPLKFRYPFYYEMCWYVLERYVFSMTKTSYLTPEFQKHTLGIGLKKPAGPDPASEQVEEEEDSGGSDEDTSEQQSDKPAVKLYLTPLELEGMWNLLGKLESLPSNKKCVPAGIHNAPALITHIKALLKEHANDNPKLSYTGKPIVKWPKRPSWYQPPPPPPPPPRPKLATIPIIPRPQKPASSMSVLRRRRVRCKRCEACMRPECGDCNFCRDMKKFGGPGKLKQTCVLRQCLSPGLPLSAVCEICKEPNQEETGDPSLTLMECSNCAQIVHPACLTVQGEGVVNKDLPSCWECPKCVQGITDPEQSKGDKGEGLPVKRKSSTLLDARMAKIYRRQRHSRDGDDSASDDDDDDDEACQRRKGALHTRGGSHSSRRGFGANRRGLLRGGSSHRGSRGGLMTPSSSSSLKLKRGMGMREGGRRGRGVRLRGGSRMQRRGDDSEESDDDDDDDEDDDDEEEDSEDGDKERVHRRCRRRRRTDDDEDEDSDGQDFDPEEDEMDTLEDEEEEEEEEVEEEGRWDSDPEPPVLLVSDLNDDLLSGSYLTVTLQRPHKAKRHSGSIVPKLEAAMGLRTAAGGAGSQQGFIQKKTALSKPSRLKSADTTADSITPRGPGRPRLRGNHGDRGTKDHSATSSEEDEIAATPAPSSLSPPSLLSLPSFKDVGNERGGEKEVWVSVFRYLNRAELLACMIVCKAWYKWSCDKRLWSHVDVSRCSPLSNQALAGIIKRQPTSLDLSWTPLAKRQLNCLLTRLPGLRELRVTGLSWSCLSAMVSPTLPYLRLLDLRWCEGLKDAQIKETITPPGSESSRSRLRNMVTLRLSGLDISESTLRLLQRHMPQLERLDLAHCKDITDSCIALLAAAGTHTRNTLTELTLAGCSELTDSCLSYLKRLSSLTLLDLRGCKGISRRACDAFISDLSHVALYCMMEEKLIQRLD, translated from the exons ATGGATGATTCCAAGCCGAGGTACAGCAAAAGGCTG CGGGCTGGTACCCGACGACGTTACCATGACGACGGCATCTCAGATGAGGAAATTGATGGAAGGAGGATGTTTGATCTGGAGGAGAAAGTCCACAGTCAGAGGTTCAGCTCTAACCGGGTCCTGCGCATGGAAGGAAAAG aCTTGACATTTGAGTTCATCCAGAGAGGCGGCCTGAGGGACCCAATCGTCTTTGAGAAGCCTGATGGACTGGGACTCAA GATGCCGGATCCTGACTTCAGTGTCAATGATGTCAAGATGTTTGTTG GTAGCAGACGTATGATAGATGTGATGGACGTCAGCACTCAGAAGGGGACAGAGATGTCCATGGCCCAGTGGACACGTTACTATGAGACCCCTCCATCTCAGAGAGAGAAGCTTTATAATGTCATCAGCCTGGAGTTCAGCCACACCAAGCTGGAGAACCTGGTCAGGAGACCTGCCACA gtagaCCTAATAGACTGGGTGGACAACATGTGGCCTCGTcacctgaaagagagacagagagactcaACCAACTCTATCAATGACATGCAGTACCCCAAAGTACAGAA gtaCTGTCTAATGAGTGTTGAGGGCTGCTACACAGACTTTCACATTGACTTTGGCGGGACCTCAGTGTGGTACCACATACTCAGAGGAAGCAAG gtgttCTGGCTGATCCCCCCCACCCCGCAGAACCTGGAGCTGTATGAGAACTGGGTGCTGTCGGGGAAACAGGGAGACATTTTCCTTGGAGATCGAGCATCTGAATGCCAAAGGATTGAACTAAAGCAGGGCTGCACCTTCATCATACCCTCTG GTTGGATTCATGCCGTTTACACCCCTGTGGACTCTATGGTGTTTGGAGGAAACTTTCTGCACAGCTTCAACATCCCTATGCAACTTAACATCTGTAATATAGAAGACAGAACGCGG GTTCCATTGAAATTTCGTTACCCCTTCTACTACGAGATGTGCTGGTACGTGTTGGAGCGCTACGTCTTCAGCATGACAAAGACCTCCTACCTCACGCCAGAGTTTCAGAAACACACGCTGGGCATTG gTCTGAAGAAGCCGGCAGGCCCAGATCCAGCCAGTGAacaagtggaggaggaggaggacagtgGGGGCAGTGATGAAGACACTTCAGAGCAGCAATCTGACAAGCCTGCAGTGAAGCTTTATTTGACTCCCCTTGAGCTGGAAGGAATGTGGAATCTCCTCGGTAAACTGGAGTCTCTGCCCTCCAACAAAAAGTGTGTCCCAGCGGGCATACACAATGCTCCGGCACTCATTACACACATCAAG GCTCTACTGAAGGAACATGCGAATGACAATCCCAAACTGTCCTACACAGGAAAACCCATTGTCAAGTGGCCAAAAAGA CCCTCATGGTaccagcctcctcctcctccaccacctcctcctcgtCCTAAATTGGCCACCATTCCCATCATCCCACGACCACAGAAACCAGCCTCCTCCATGTCTGTGCTGAGACGGCGCAGGGTCAG GTGTAAGCGCTGTGAAGCCTGTATGAGACCAGAATGTGGAGACTGTAACTTCTGCAGAGACATGAAGAAGTTTGGAGGACCAGGGAAGCTTAAGCAGACCTGTGTGCTTCGACAGTGTCTCTCT CCGGGCCTTCCTCTGTCTGCAGTATGTGAGATCTGCAAGGAGCCCAACCAGGAGGAAACTGGAGACCCCTCCCTCACTCTGATGGAGTGTTCCAACTGTGCGCAGATAGTCCATCCGGCCTGCCTCACG GTTCAGGGTGAAGGAGTGGTGAATAAAGACCTGCCCAGTTGCTGGGAGTGTCCAAAGTGTGTCCAAGGGATCACTGACCCAGAG CAGTCTAAAGGAGACAAAGGTGAAGGCCTTCCAGTG AAACGGAAATCTTCCACCCTGTTGGATGCTCGTATGGCTAAGATTTATAGACGACAGCGACACAGCCGCGATGGAGACGACTCTGctagtgatgatgatgatgatgatgatgaag CCTGTCAGAGAAGAAAGGGGGCACTCCATACCCGAGGCGGGAGCCACTCTTCCAGGAGAGGGTTTGGTGCCAACAGGAGAGGCCTGCTGAGAGGAGGCTCGTCCCACAGAGGAAGCAGAGGAGGACTCATGACTCccagctcctcctcttccctcaaGCTAAAGCGAGGGATGGGcatgagggagggagggcggAGGGGACGAGGGGTGAGGCTGAGGGGAGGCTCCAGGATGCAGCGCAGAGGAGACGACTCCGAGGAGTCAGACGATGACGACGATGATGACGAAGACGACGACGACGAGGAAGAAGACAGTGAAGACGGAGACAAAGAACGAGTGCATCGTCGATGTAGGAGGAGGCGCAGGACGGAcgatgatgaagatgaggacAGTGATGGGCAGGACTTTGACCCTGAAGAGGACGAGATGGACACCctggaagatgaagaggaggaagaggaggaggaggtggaggaggaagggcGCTGGGATTCAGATCCAGAACCTCCTGTCCTCTTGGTTTCTGATCTGAATGATGACCTGCTGAGTGGCTCCTATCTCACTGTCACTCTACAGCGCCCCCACAAGGCCAAGAGACACTCTG GCTCCATTGTTCCAAAGCTGGAAGCAGCCATGGGTCTGAGGACAGCTGCTGGGGGTGCTGGTAGTCAGCAGGGCTTCATCCAAAAAAAGACTGCTCTGTCCAAACCTTCACGACTCAAGAGCGCTGACACCACAGCTGACAGTATTACCCCAAGAGGGCCTGGCAG GCCACGTCTGCGGGGTAACCATGGCGACAGAGGCACTAAAGATCACTCAGCGACTTCTTCAGAGGAAGATGAAATTGCTGCTACTCCGGCACCTTCCTCCCTGTCTCCTCCATCCCTGCTGTCTCTGCCATCTTTTAAGGACGTGGGCAacgagagaggaggggagaaggaggtgtgggtgtctgtgttcAGGTACTTGAACAGAGCTGAGCTGCTGGCCTGCATGATTGTCTGTAAGGCCTGGTACAAGTG GAGCTGTGACAAGCGTCTGTGGAGCCACGTGGATGTGAGTCGGTGCAGTCCGCTCAGTAACCAGGCCCTGGCAGGCATCATTAAACGCCAGCCCACCTCTCTGGACCTGTCCTGGACCCCCCTGGCCAAGAGACAGCTTAACTGTCTGCTCACCAGACTCCCAG gTCTGAGGGAGTTAAGAGTGACTGGTCTGTCCTGGTCCTGTCTGTCAGCGATGGTCTCTCCCACTCTGCCCTACCTGCGGCTTCTGGACCTGCGCTGGTGTGAAGGCCTCAAAGATGCCCAGATTAAAGAGACCATCACCCCACCTG GTTCAGAGTCGTCCCGCAGCAGACTGAGGAACATGGTGACACTGCGTCTGTCCGGTCTGGACATCAGTGAGTCCACTCTGAGGCTGCTTCAGCGCCATATGCCCCAGCTGGAGAGGCTGGACCTGGCTCACTGCAAAGACATCACCGACTCGTGTATCGCTCTGCTGGCAGCAGCCGGGACTCACACCCGCAACACTCTCACCGAACTTACACTGGCAG gTTGCAGTGAGCTGACAGACAGCTGTCTGTCCTACCTGAAGAGACTTTCCTCTCTGACTCTGCTGGACCTCAGAGGCTGTAAAGGCATCAGCAGACGTGCATGTGACGCCTTCATCTCTGACCTGTCCCATGTTGCCCTCTACTGTATGATGGAGGAGAAGCTCATCCAACGCCTGGATTaa
- the kdm2aa gene encoding lysine (K)-specific demethylase 2Aa isoform X1, whose protein sequence is MDDSKPRYSKRLRAGTRRRYHDDGISDEEIDGRRMFDLEEKVHSQRFSSNRVLRMEGKDLTFEFIQRGGLRDPIVFEKPDGLGLKMPDPDFSVNDVKMFVGSRRMIDVMDVSTQKGTEMSMAQWTRYYETPPSQREKLYNVISLEFSHTKLENLVRRPATVDLIDWVDNMWPRHLKERQRDSTNSINDMQYPKVQKYCLMSVEGCYTDFHIDFGGTSVWYHILRGSKVFWLIPPTPQNLELYENWVLSGKQGDIFLGDRASECQRIELKQGCTFIIPSGWIHAVYTPVDSMVFGGNFLHSFNIPMQLNICNIEDRTRVPLKFRYPFYYEMCWYVLERYVFSMTKTSYLTPEFQKHTLGIGLKKPAGPDPASEQVEEEEDSGGSDEDTSEQQSDKPAVKLYLTPLELEGMWNLLGKLESLPSNKKCVPAGIHNAPALITHIKALLKEHANDNPKLSYTGKPIVKWPKRPSWYQPPPPPPPPPRPKLATIPIIPRPQKPASSMSVLRRRRVRCKRCEACMRPECGDCNFCRDMKKFGGPGKLKQTCVLRQCLSPGLPLSAVCEICKEPNQEETGDPSLTLMECSNCAQIVHPACLTVQGEGVVNKDLPSCWECPKCVQGITDPESSGSDEPLAAGQQHIRPLGPLVLRLGPGPSATIGGPVGTQQDGEVVRCGFFPPPSLPSCSSSSSASLLLVAAPLPSQPISSRLQSKGDKGEGLPVKRKSSTLLDARMAKIYRRQRHSRDGDDSASDDDDDDDEACQRRKGALHTRGGSHSSRRGFGANRRGLLRGGSSHRGSRGGLMTPSSSSSLKLKRGMGMREGGRRGRGVRLRGGSRMQRRGDDSEESDDDDDDDEDDDDEEEDSEDGDKERVHRRCRRRRRTDDDEDEDSDGQDFDPEEDEMDTLEDEEEEEEEEVEEEGRWDSDPEPPVLLVSDLNDDLLSGSYLTVTLQRPHKAKRHSGSIVPKLEAAMGLRTAAGGAGSQQGFIQKKTALSKPSRLKSADTTADSITPRGPGRPRLRGNHGDRGTKDHSATSSEEDEIAATPAPSSLSPPSLLSLPSFKDVGNERGGEKEVWVSVFRYLNRAELLACMIVCKAWYKWSCDKRLWSHVDVSRCSPLSNQALAGIIKRQPTSLDLSWTPLAKRQLNCLLTRLPGLRELRVTGLSWSCLSAMVSPTLPYLRLLDLRWCEGLKDAQIKETITPPGSESSRSRLRNMVTLRLSGLDISESTLRLLQRHMPQLERLDLAHCKDITDSCIALLAAAGTHTRNTLTELTLAGCSELTDSCLSYLKRLSSLTLLDLRGCKGISRRACDAFISDLSHVALYCMMEEKLIQRLD, encoded by the exons ATGGATGATTCCAAGCCGAGGTACAGCAAAAGGCTG CGGGCTGGTACCCGACGACGTTACCATGACGACGGCATCTCAGATGAGGAAATTGATGGAAGGAGGATGTTTGATCTGGAGGAGAAAGTCCACAGTCAGAGGTTCAGCTCTAACCGGGTCCTGCGCATGGAAGGAAAAG aCTTGACATTTGAGTTCATCCAGAGAGGCGGCCTGAGGGACCCAATCGTCTTTGAGAAGCCTGATGGACTGGGACTCAA GATGCCGGATCCTGACTTCAGTGTCAATGATGTCAAGATGTTTGTTG GTAGCAGACGTATGATAGATGTGATGGACGTCAGCACTCAGAAGGGGACAGAGATGTCCATGGCCCAGTGGACACGTTACTATGAGACCCCTCCATCTCAGAGAGAGAAGCTTTATAATGTCATCAGCCTGGAGTTCAGCCACACCAAGCTGGAGAACCTGGTCAGGAGACCTGCCACA gtagaCCTAATAGACTGGGTGGACAACATGTGGCCTCGTcacctgaaagagagacagagagactcaACCAACTCTATCAATGACATGCAGTACCCCAAAGTACAGAA gtaCTGTCTAATGAGTGTTGAGGGCTGCTACACAGACTTTCACATTGACTTTGGCGGGACCTCAGTGTGGTACCACATACTCAGAGGAAGCAAG gtgttCTGGCTGATCCCCCCCACCCCGCAGAACCTGGAGCTGTATGAGAACTGGGTGCTGTCGGGGAAACAGGGAGACATTTTCCTTGGAGATCGAGCATCTGAATGCCAAAGGATTGAACTAAAGCAGGGCTGCACCTTCATCATACCCTCTG GTTGGATTCATGCCGTTTACACCCCTGTGGACTCTATGGTGTTTGGAGGAAACTTTCTGCACAGCTTCAACATCCCTATGCAACTTAACATCTGTAATATAGAAGACAGAACGCGG GTTCCATTGAAATTTCGTTACCCCTTCTACTACGAGATGTGCTGGTACGTGTTGGAGCGCTACGTCTTCAGCATGACAAAGACCTCCTACCTCACGCCAGAGTTTCAGAAACACACGCTGGGCATTG gTCTGAAGAAGCCGGCAGGCCCAGATCCAGCCAGTGAacaagtggaggaggaggaggacagtgGGGGCAGTGATGAAGACACTTCAGAGCAGCAATCTGACAAGCCTGCAGTGAAGCTTTATTTGACTCCCCTTGAGCTGGAAGGAATGTGGAATCTCCTCGGTAAACTGGAGTCTCTGCCCTCCAACAAAAAGTGTGTCCCAGCGGGCATACACAATGCTCCGGCACTCATTACACACATCAAG GCTCTACTGAAGGAACATGCGAATGACAATCCCAAACTGTCCTACACAGGAAAACCCATTGTCAAGTGGCCAAAAAGA CCCTCATGGTaccagcctcctcctcctccaccacctcctcctcgtCCTAAATTGGCCACCATTCCCATCATCCCACGACCACAGAAACCAGCCTCCTCCATGTCTGTGCTGAGACGGCGCAGGGTCAG GTGTAAGCGCTGTGAAGCCTGTATGAGACCAGAATGTGGAGACTGTAACTTCTGCAGAGACATGAAGAAGTTTGGAGGACCAGGGAAGCTTAAGCAGACCTGTGTGCTTCGACAGTGTCTCTCT CCGGGCCTTCCTCTGTCTGCAGTATGTGAGATCTGCAAGGAGCCCAACCAGGAGGAAACTGGAGACCCCTCCCTCACTCTGATGGAGTGTTCCAACTGTGCGCAGATAGTCCATCCGGCCTGCCTCACG GTTCAGGGTGAAGGAGTGGTGAATAAAGACCTGCCCAGTTGCTGGGAGTGTCCAAAGTGTGTCCAAGGGATCACTGACCCAGAG TCATCAGGCAGTGATGAACCGTTGGCTGCAGGCCAGCAGCACATCCGTCCCCTTGGCCCCCTGGTCCTTAGACTGGGCCCCGGGCCCTCTGCTACCATAGGGGGTCCTGTGGGCACCCAGCAGGATGGGGAGGTGGTCCGCTGTGgtttcttccctcctccttctcttccttcctgctcttcttcctcctcagcgTCACTTCTATTGGTGGCGGCCCCTCTGCCTTCTCAGCCAATCAGCTCGAGACTG CAGTCTAAAGGAGACAAAGGTGAAGGCCTTCCAGTG AAACGGAAATCTTCCACCCTGTTGGATGCTCGTATGGCTAAGATTTATAGACGACAGCGACACAGCCGCGATGGAGACGACTCTGctagtgatgatgatgatgatgatgatgaag CCTGTCAGAGAAGAAAGGGGGCACTCCATACCCGAGGCGGGAGCCACTCTTCCAGGAGAGGGTTTGGTGCCAACAGGAGAGGCCTGCTGAGAGGAGGCTCGTCCCACAGAGGAAGCAGAGGAGGACTCATGACTCccagctcctcctcttccctcaaGCTAAAGCGAGGGATGGGcatgagggagggagggcggAGGGGACGAGGGGTGAGGCTGAGGGGAGGCTCCAGGATGCAGCGCAGAGGAGACGACTCCGAGGAGTCAGACGATGACGACGATGATGACGAAGACGACGACGACGAGGAAGAAGACAGTGAAGACGGAGACAAAGAACGAGTGCATCGTCGATGTAGGAGGAGGCGCAGGACGGAcgatgatgaagatgaggacAGTGATGGGCAGGACTTTGACCCTGAAGAGGACGAGATGGACACCctggaagatgaagaggaggaagaggaggaggaggtggaggaggaagggcGCTGGGATTCAGATCCAGAACCTCCTGTCCTCTTGGTTTCTGATCTGAATGATGACCTGCTGAGTGGCTCCTATCTCACTGTCACTCTACAGCGCCCCCACAAGGCCAAGAGACACTCTG GCTCCATTGTTCCAAAGCTGGAAGCAGCCATGGGTCTGAGGACAGCTGCTGGGGGTGCTGGTAGTCAGCAGGGCTTCATCCAAAAAAAGACTGCTCTGTCCAAACCTTCACGACTCAAGAGCGCTGACACCACAGCTGACAGTATTACCCCAAGAGGGCCTGGCAG GCCACGTCTGCGGGGTAACCATGGCGACAGAGGCACTAAAGATCACTCAGCGACTTCTTCAGAGGAAGATGAAATTGCTGCTACTCCGGCACCTTCCTCCCTGTCTCCTCCATCCCTGCTGTCTCTGCCATCTTTTAAGGACGTGGGCAacgagagaggaggggagaaggaggtgtgggtgtctgtgttcAGGTACTTGAACAGAGCTGAGCTGCTGGCCTGCATGATTGTCTGTAAGGCCTGGTACAAGTG GAGCTGTGACAAGCGTCTGTGGAGCCACGTGGATGTGAGTCGGTGCAGTCCGCTCAGTAACCAGGCCCTGGCAGGCATCATTAAACGCCAGCCCACCTCTCTGGACCTGTCCTGGACCCCCCTGGCCAAGAGACAGCTTAACTGTCTGCTCACCAGACTCCCAG gTCTGAGGGAGTTAAGAGTGACTGGTCTGTCCTGGTCCTGTCTGTCAGCGATGGTCTCTCCCACTCTGCCCTACCTGCGGCTTCTGGACCTGCGCTGGTGTGAAGGCCTCAAAGATGCCCAGATTAAAGAGACCATCACCCCACCTG GTTCAGAGTCGTCCCGCAGCAGACTGAGGAACATGGTGACACTGCGTCTGTCCGGTCTGGACATCAGTGAGTCCACTCTGAGGCTGCTTCAGCGCCATATGCCCCAGCTGGAGAGGCTGGACCTGGCTCACTGCAAAGACATCACCGACTCGTGTATCGCTCTGCTGGCAGCAGCCGGGACTCACACCCGCAACACTCTCACCGAACTTACACTGGCAG gTTGCAGTGAGCTGACAGACAGCTGTCTGTCCTACCTGAAGAGACTTTCCTCTCTGACTCTGCTGGACCTCAGAGGCTGTAAAGGCATCAGCAGACGTGCATGTGACGCCTTCATCTCTGACCTGTCCCATGTTGCCCTCTACTGTATGATGGAGGAGAAGCTCATCCAACGCCTGGATTaa